The Agromyces hippuratus genome has a window encoding:
- a CDS encoding leucyl aminopeptidase has protein sequence MAVPTLSVTDSPASTSDADVVLLAVRKGADGPELLAEAGFDWVAPVLEALDVSGAAEELIRIPGVPGGPRVVALVGVGERADAASLRLAAGSALRQLKGELAVAIAVPTDDADAAAALLEGAGLGAYGYDGFRSEPTPRPTSIVLHSEFDGSAIGVDRVRAVVAAVATTKDLVNMPPADLFPERLAQIAVETAAAVGIGSKVWNEQTLAADGFGGILAVGQGSSRGPRLVRLDYTPAGASVHLALVGKGITYDSGGISLKPMTALVGMKTDMAGAATVLSAMVALAELEVPIRVTGWLCIAENLPSSTAVRPNDVLRIRGGKTVEVINTDAEGRLVLADGLVAASEEQPDAIVDVATLTGAQMVALGHRIAGLMGDEELVGQVRAAADAVDESTWPMPLPRDLMQYLKSDVADLANTKLGMTVPGMLLAGVFLQEFVGRREGDDTRIPWAHLDIAGPSHNTAAGYGFTGSGATGIAVRTLVRLGEQLAAE, from the coding sequence ATGGCTGTTCCCACCCTCTCCGTGACCGACTCCCCCGCCTCCACCTCCGACGCCGACGTCGTGCTGCTGGCCGTCCGAAAGGGCGCCGACGGCCCGGAACTGCTGGCCGAGGCCGGCTTCGACTGGGTGGCGCCCGTGCTGGAGGCGCTCGACGTGAGCGGGGCGGCCGAAGAGCTCATCCGCATCCCCGGCGTCCCCGGCGGCCCGCGCGTCGTCGCACTGGTCGGCGTCGGTGAGCGAGCGGATGCCGCGAGCCTCCGCCTCGCCGCGGGCAGCGCGCTCCGCCAGCTGAAGGGCGAGCTCGCGGTGGCGATCGCGGTTCCGACCGACGACGCCGACGCGGCCGCTGCGCTGCTGGAGGGCGCAGGCCTCGGCGCCTACGGCTACGACGGATTCCGTTCTGAGCCGACGCCGCGGCCGACGAGCATCGTGCTGCACTCCGAGTTCGACGGGTCCGCGATCGGCGTCGACCGGGTCCGTGCGGTGGTCGCGGCCGTCGCGACCACGAAGGACCTCGTCAACATGCCGCCCGCCGACCTCTTCCCCGAGCGGCTCGCGCAGATCGCCGTCGAGACGGCCGCGGCCGTCGGCATCGGCTCGAAGGTGTGGAACGAGCAGACGCTCGCCGCCGATGGGTTCGGCGGCATCCTCGCCGTCGGTCAAGGCTCGAGTCGCGGGCCGCGACTCGTGCGCCTCGACTACACGCCGGCCGGGGCATCCGTTCACCTCGCCCTCGTCGGCAAGGGCATCACGTACGACTCGGGCGGCATCTCGCTGAAGCCCATGACCGCGCTCGTCGGCATGAAGACCGACATGGCGGGCGCCGCGACGGTGCTCTCCGCGATGGTCGCCCTCGCCGAGCTCGAGGTGCCGATCCGGGTCACGGGATGGCTCTGCATCGCCGAGAACCTGCCCTCCTCGACCGCGGTGCGCCCGAACGACGTGCTGCGGATCCGCGGCGGCAAGACCGTCGAGGTCATCAACACCGACGCAGAGGGCCGGCTGGTGCTCGCCGACGGCCTGGTCGCCGCGAGCGAGGAGCAGCCCGACGCGATCGTCGACGTCGCGACCCTCACCGGTGCGCAGATGGTCGCCCTCGGTCACCGCATCGCGGGCCTGATGGGTGACGAGGAGCTCGTCGGGCAGGTGCGGGCAGCCGCAGACGCGGTCGACGAGTCGACCTGGCCGATGCCGCTCCCCCGCGACCTCATGCAGTACCTGAAGTCGGATGTCGCCGACCTCGCCAATACCAAGCTCGGCATGACGGTGCCCGGCATGCTCCTCGCGGGCGTCTTCCTGCAGGAGTTCGTCGGGCGTCGCGAGGGCGACGACACGCGCATCCCGTGGGCTCACCTCGACATCGCGGGCCCCTCGCACAACACCGCGGCCGGCTACGGCTTCACCGGATCGGGCGCCACCGGCATCGCCGTTCGCACACTCGTCCGCCTGGGCGAGCAGCTCGCCGCAGAGTAG
- the glnA gene encoding type I glutamate--ammonia ligase, producing the protein MFSDSSEVLKFIKETDVKFLDIRFTDLPGVQQHFNIPASTVDEEFFTVGQLFDGSSIRGFANIHESDMQLIPDVTTAYIDAFRAERTLIMVFDIYNPRNGEIYSKDPRQVAKKAEKYLASTGIADTAFFAPEAEFYIFDDVRYEVNQHSSFYSVDSEEGAWNSGRVEEGGNLGNKTPYKGGYFPVSPVDKQADLRDDICLKLIDAGLILERSHHEVGTGGQAEINYRFDTMVAAADDILKFKYIVKNTAEQWGKTATFMPKPIFGDNGSGMHTHQSLWSEGKPLFYDEAGYGGLSDLARWYIGGLLKHAPAVLAFTNPTVNSYHRLVPGFEAPVNLVYSAGNRSASIRIPITGTNPKAKRIEFRAPDASGNPYLAFAAQLMAGLDGIKNRIEPHEPVDKDLYELPPEEAKAIPQVPGSLGEALAALEADHDFLLEGGVFTKELIETWIDFKREKELKPLALRPHPFEFELYYGV; encoded by the coding sequence ATGTTCAGCGATTCGTCCGAAGTTCTCAAGTTCATCAAGGAGACGGATGTCAAGTTCCTCGACATCCGCTTCACCGATCTTCCGGGCGTGCAGCAGCACTTCAACATCCCGGCCTCCACTGTCGATGAAGAGTTCTTCACCGTCGGCCAGCTGTTCGACGGCTCCTCGATCCGCGGCTTCGCGAACATCCACGAGTCCGACATGCAGCTCATCCCCGACGTGACGACCGCGTACATCGACGCGTTCCGCGCTGAGCGCACGCTCATCATGGTCTTCGACATCTACAACCCGCGCAACGGCGAGATCTACTCGAAGGACCCGCGTCAGGTCGCCAAGAAGGCCGAGAAGTACCTCGCGTCGACCGGCATCGCCGACACCGCGTTCTTCGCCCCCGAGGCCGAGTTCTACATCTTCGACGACGTGCGCTACGAGGTCAACCAGCACTCGAGCTTCTACTCGGTCGACTCCGAAGAGGGCGCCTGGAACTCGGGCCGCGTCGAAGAGGGCGGAAACCTCGGCAACAAGACCCCCTACAAGGGCGGCTACTTCCCCGTCTCCCCCGTCGACAAGCAGGCCGACCTGCGCGACGACATCTGCCTCAAGCTCATCGACGCAGGCCTCATCCTCGAGCGCTCGCACCACGAGGTGGGCACCGGCGGCCAGGCCGAGATCAACTACCGCTTCGACACGATGGTCGCCGCAGCCGACGACATCCTGAAGTTCAAGTACATCGTCAAGAACACCGCCGAGCAGTGGGGCAAGACGGCGACGTTCATGCCGAAGCCGATCTTCGGCGACAACGGCTCGGGCATGCACACCCACCAGTCGCTCTGGAGCGAGGGCAAGCCGCTCTTCTACGACGAGGCCGGCTACGGCGGTCTCTCCGACCTCGCGCGCTGGTACATCGGCGGCCTGCTGAAGCACGCCCCCGCGGTGCTCGCCTTCACGAACCCGACGGTGAACTCGTACCACCGTCTGGTGCCCGGCTTCGAGGCGCCCGTGAACCTGGTGTACTCGGCGGGCAACCGTTCGGCGTCCATCCGCATCCCGATCACCGGCACCAACCCGAAGGCCAAGCGCATCGAGTTCCGCGCTCCGGATGCCTCGGGCAACCCCTACCTCGCGTTCGCCGCGCAGCTCATGGCCGGCCTCGACGGCATCAAGAACCGCATCGAGCCGCACGAGCCCGTCGACAAGGACCTCTACGAGCTCCCGCCCGAGGAGGCCAAGGCGATCCCGCAGGTCCCCGGCTCGCTCGGCGAGGCCCTCGCGGCGCTCGAGGCCGACCACGACTTCCTCCTCGAGGGCGGCGTGTTCACCAAGGAGCTCATCGAGACGTGGATCGACTTCAAGCGCGAGAAGGAGCTGAAGCCGCTGGCTCTGCGTCCTCACCCGTTCGAGTTCGAGCTCTACTACGGCGTCTGA
- a CDS encoding DUF4191 domain-containing protein, with translation MARTKDASKAQKEPGRMKQMWQVFQMTRRYDSTAQWLMLLGFLAPVLVSLGLALWLSEGNGFTIALWVVAGVLAGLLIALVILGRRAERAAYSQIEGQPGAVGAVLRSGLRGGWVGNEMPVAVNGKTQDAVYRAVGRGGVALISEGPSSRTKRMLDDEQRKVARILPNVPVMQLSVGDDEGSIALHKLPAALRKTKKALTKPEVLAVSNRLNSLQTSLPIPKGIDPMKARPQRGKMR, from the coding sequence ATGGCACGTACCAAGGACGCATCGAAGGCTCAGAAGGAGCCCGGCCGCATGAAGCAGATGTGGCAGGTCTTCCAGATGACCCGCCGCTACGATTCCACCGCGCAGTGGCTGATGCTCCTCGGCTTCCTCGCCCCCGTGCTCGTGAGCCTCGGCCTCGCGCTCTGGCTGAGCGAGGGCAACGGCTTCACGATCGCCCTCTGGGTCGTCGCGGGCGTGCTCGCCGGCCTCCTCATCGCACTCGTGATCCTCGGCCGTCGCGCCGAGCGCGCCGCGTACTCGCAGATCGAGGGCCAGCCCGGCGCGGTCGGCGCGGTGCTCCGCAGCGGCCTTCGCGGCGGATGGGTCGGCAACGAGATGCCCGTCGCCGTCAACGGCAAGACGCAGGACGCCGTCTATCGCGCCGTCGGCCGCGGCGGCGTCGCCCTCATCAGCGAGGGCCCCTCCTCGCGCACGAAGCGCATGCTCGACGACGAGCAGCGCAAGGTCGCCCGCATCCTGCCGAACGTTCCCGTCATGCAGCTCTCGGTCGGCGACGACGAGGGGTCGATCGCCCTCCACAAGCTCCCTGCGGCGCTGCGCAAGACCAAGAAGGCCCTCACCAAGCCTGAGGTGCTGGCCGTCTCCAATCGACTCAACTCGCTCCAGACGTCGCTGCCGATCCCGAAGGGCATCGACCCGATGAAGGCCCGGCCCCAGCGCGGCAAGATGCGCTGA
- the lpdA gene encoding dihydrolipoyl dehydrogenase, which translates to MSEQNFDIVVLGGGSAGYAAAIRAVELGMTAVVIEKDKLGGTCLHRGCIPTKALLHSAEVAEVARESAKYGVKTSFEGVDIAGVSAYREGIVASKWKGLQGLLKARGIPVVAGEGRLVGANAVAVGDDRYVGKNVVLATGSYSRSLPGLEIGGRVITSEQALELDFIPKKVAVLGGGVIGVEFASVWNSFGADVTIIEALPHLVPNEEETISKQLERAFRKRGIEYSLGVRFQSVTQNDEGVVVTLENGTTYEAELLLVAVGRGPVTQNLGYEEAGITIDRGFVITNDRLETSVPGVYAAGDIVPGLQLAHRSYQQGIFIAEEIAGLAPIVVEDVNIPKITYCEPEVASVGYTEAKAAEKFGADQVSSFEYNLAGNGKSSILGTSGSIKVVRVNEGPIVGVHMIGGRVGELIAEAQLAVNWEAYPEDIAPFIHAHPTQGEAFGEAVLKLAGKPLHAI; encoded by the coding sequence TTGTCCGAGCAGAACTTTGACATTGTCGTCCTGGGCGGAGGCAGCGCCGGTTACGCCGCTGCGATCCGCGCCGTCGAACTCGGCATGACCGCCGTGGTGATCGAGAAGGACAAGCTCGGCGGCACGTGTCTCCACCGCGGTTGCATCCCCACGAAGGCCCTGCTGCACTCGGCAGAGGTCGCCGAGGTCGCCCGCGAGTCTGCGAAGTACGGCGTCAAGACCTCGTTCGAGGGCGTCGACATCGCCGGCGTCTCCGCTTACCGCGAGGGCATCGTCGCGAGCAAGTGGAAGGGCCTGCAGGGTCTGCTGAAGGCACGCGGCATCCCTGTCGTCGCCGGTGAGGGCCGTCTCGTCGGCGCCAATGCCGTCGCCGTCGGCGACGACCGCTACGTCGGCAAGAACGTCGTGCTCGCCACGGGTTCGTACTCGCGCTCGCTCCCCGGCCTCGAGATCGGCGGCCGCGTCATCACGAGCGAGCAGGCCCTCGAGCTCGACTTCATCCCCAAGAAGGTCGCCGTGCTCGGCGGCGGCGTCATCGGCGTCGAGTTCGCGAGCGTCTGGAACTCCTTCGGCGCCGACGTCACCATCATCGAAGCGCTGCCCCACCTCGTGCCCAACGAGGAGGAGACGATCTCGAAGCAGCTCGAGCGCGCCTTCCGCAAGCGCGGCATCGAGTACTCGCTCGGCGTGCGCTTCCAGAGCGTGACCCAGAACGACGAGGGCGTCGTCGTGACGCTCGAGAACGGCACCACCTACGAGGCCGAGCTGCTGCTCGTCGCCGTCGGCCGTGGCCCCGTCACGCAGAACCTCGGATACGAAGAGGCCGGCATCACGATCGACCGCGGCTTCGTCATCACGAACGACCGCCTCGAGACGAGCGTCCCGGGCGTCTACGCCGCCGGCGACATCGTTCCCGGCCTGCAGCTCGCGCACCGCAGCTACCAGCAGGGCATCTTCATCGCCGAGGAGATCGCTGGCCTCGCCCCGATCGTCGTCGAAGACGTGAACATCCCGAAGATCACCTACTGCGAGCCCGAGGTCGCCTCCGTCGGCTACACCGAGGCCAAGGCCGCCGAGAAGTTCGGCGCCGACCAGGTGTCATCGTTCGAGTACAACCTCGCCGGCAACGGCAAGAGCTCGATCCTCGGCACGTCGGGCTCGATCAAGGTCGTCCGGGTGAACGAGGGCCCGATCGTCGGCGTCCACATGATCGGCGGCCGTGTCGGAGAACTCATCGCCGAGGCGCAGCTCGCCGTGAACTGGGAGGCGTACCCCGAAGACATCGCCCCGTTCATCCACGCCCACCCGACCCAGGGCGAGGCATTCGGCGAGGCCGTGCTGAAGCTGGCCGGCAAGCCGCTCCACGCCATCTGA
- a CDS encoding YdcF family protein, translating to MRLLPLVVPVATIAGVIAWAEFIHHRSNGRRLGTAARSGTSEAVVVLGYRNRGTRANLLNRYRVRAGLRSQDPRASESVLVLCGGGVASSVPEAELMAGYARRRGSTGPIRLDCDSSTTWENIQNAIPFLEDADAIKIVSNSLHAEKGRAHLWKLRPDLAERLVRAEDHRLGELALVKPLAAVLGLRSLRGQ from the coding sequence GTGCGTCTTCTTCCTCTCGTCGTACCAGTCGCGACCATCGCCGGCGTCATCGCCTGGGCGGAGTTCATCCACCACCGATCGAACGGCCGGAGGCTCGGTACCGCGGCACGGTCGGGTACCTCTGAGGCAGTCGTCGTCCTCGGGTACCGGAATCGCGGCACGCGAGCGAACCTCTTGAACCGCTACCGGGTTCGCGCCGGGCTCCGCTCGCAGGATCCGCGCGCCTCGGAGAGCGTGCTCGTGCTGTGCGGCGGCGGCGTGGCCAGCTCCGTCCCCGAGGCTGAGCTGATGGCCGGCTACGCCCGACGACGCGGCAGCACGGGGCCGATCCGACTCGACTGCGACAGTTCGACCACCTGGGAGAACATCCAGAACGCGATCCCGTTCCTCGAAGACGCGGACGCGATCAAGATCGTGTCCAATTCGCTCCACGCCGAGAAGGGCCGAGCGCACCTGTGGAAGCTGCGGCCCGACCTCGCAGAACGACTCGTGCGCGCCGAGGACCACCGGCTCGGTGAGCTCGCACTGGTGAAACCGCTCGCGGCCGTGCTCGGATTGCGGAGTCTGCGCGGCCAGTGA
- a CDS encoding serine/threonine-protein kinase, translating into MTRDTPPSASSTLAGYRLLRRIASGERADVFLAAVDGPTDEPGPLVVVRVYDATADGAAIALEVEAMSTDASGSLPALFDIATLDDGRCALAVERLAGAPVARIIAERRVTPGEAVTILAPIAVAVGELERRGFVHTRLSPGDVLLDGHGRPRLIGLGGLERLPTAPHERNQLLRTGHVALADLVAEVVAATERPGAFAAVEEMMQARLTTRPFTPCDAELERALFAAAEPEAVRGIVIAAPRPGPPSRATAPLEVGPSVAHGDDAEHLGATEAPARRSFATLLDLAQWPAFVADGRRSVDGAPPSGSPDAPVGVRNRIRTMLRRRRPALIVGSLVGGGALVLLLTLVPPETSEVVASDSVHDTAAIATAAPEVEPSETADAPADATAGDDVLAAVHALLARRAECFDQLDLACLETIVQAGSAAEADELAAMGVARDGGDAPPAFDPAGIALTAEMGSAVLVTVPYATSEREPASLLVMRGEAGWRLREIFG; encoded by the coding sequence GTGACGCGCGACACACCGCCTTCGGCGTCGTCGACGCTCGCCGGCTACCGCCTGCTCCGGCGCATCGCGTCGGGCGAGCGTGCCGACGTGTTCCTCGCCGCCGTCGACGGCCCGACCGACGAACCGGGACCGCTCGTGGTCGTGCGGGTCTACGACGCCACGGCGGACGGAGCGGCGATCGCGCTCGAGGTCGAGGCCATGTCGACGGATGCCTCGGGGTCGCTGCCTGCGCTCTTCGACATCGCGACCCTCGACGACGGGCGATGCGCACTCGCAGTCGAGCGTCTGGCGGGCGCACCGGTCGCTCGCATCATCGCAGAGCGGCGCGTGACCCCGGGCGAAGCCGTCACGATCCTCGCGCCCATCGCGGTGGCGGTCGGCGAACTCGAGCGCCGGGGGTTCGTGCACACCCGGCTGTCGCCCGGTGACGTGCTCCTCGACGGGCACGGGCGTCCGCGGCTCATCGGCCTCGGCGGTCTCGAGCGGCTTCCCACGGCGCCGCATGAGCGCAACCAGCTCCTTCGAACGGGGCATGTCGCCCTCGCCGACCTGGTCGCCGAGGTGGTCGCGGCGACGGAGCGGCCGGGAGCGTTCGCCGCCGTCGAAGAAATGATGCAGGCGCGTCTCACGACACGGCCGTTCACGCCGTGCGACGCCGAGCTCGAACGAGCGCTCTTCGCGGCAGCGGAGCCGGAAGCCGTGCGGGGCATCGTCATCGCCGCTCCACGGCCGGGCCCGCCATCCCGGGCGACCGCGCCGCTCGAAGTCGGACCGTCGGTCGCGCACGGCGACGATGCCGAGCACCTCGGTGCCACCGAGGCGCCGGCACGCAGATCGTTCGCCACCCTGCTCGACCTCGCGCAATGGCCTGCGTTCGTGGCGGACGGGCGTCGCAGCGTCGACGGTGCACCGCCTTCCGGTTCGCCCGATGCGCCCGTCGGCGTCAGGAACCGGATCCGAACGATGCTGCGTCGACGCCGACCCGCGCTCATCGTGGGCTCCCTCGTCGGCGGGGGAGCACTGGTGCTGCTCTTGACCCTGGTGCCGCCGGAGACGAGCGAGGTCGTGGCGTCGGATTCCGTGCACGACACCGCTGCGATCGCGACCGCGGCCCCCGAGGTGGAGCCGTCGGAGACGGCGGACGCGCCCGCGGATGCGACTGCAGGCGATGACGTCCTGGCCGCGGTGCACGCCCTGCTCGCTCGCCGAGCCGAGTGCTTCGATCAGCTCGACCTGGCGTGCCTCGAGACGATCGTGCAGGCCGGTTCCGCCGCCGAAGCCGACGAGCTCGCGGCCATGGGCGTCGCACGCGATGGCGGTGACGCTCCGCCCGCGTTCGATCCGGCCGGCATCGCGCTGACGGCCGAGATGGGTTCGGCAGTGCTCGTCACGGTTCCCTATGCGACGAGTGAACGAGAACCGGCCTCGCTCCTCGTGATGAGGGGCGAGGCCGGTTGGCGACTTCGAGAGATCTTCGGCTAG
- the lipB gene encoding lipoyl(octanoyl) transferase LipB has product MLDIVVTGLSANSVPYIEGLDLQRAVHRAVVGGERPDTVLLLEHPSVYTAGKRTAPEERPTDGTPVIDVDRGGKITWHGPGQLVGYPILRLPEPIDVVGYVRRLEGILIDVLADIGLESHRVDGRSGVWVGPPGRENKIAAIGIRVESGVTMHGFALNASNELDAYDRIVACGIRDAGVTTISRELGRTVTPADLVEPISARFRAEAAIAA; this is encoded by the coding sequence ATGCTCGACATCGTCGTCACGGGGCTAAGCGCCAACTCCGTGCCGTACATCGAGGGTCTCGACCTTCAGCGCGCCGTCCATCGCGCGGTTGTCGGGGGCGAACGCCCCGACACCGTACTCCTTCTGGAGCACCCCTCCGTCTACACCGCCGGCAAGCGCACTGCGCCCGAGGAACGGCCGACCGACGGGACTCCCGTCATCGACGTCGACCGCGGCGGCAAGATCACCTGGCACGGCCCCGGCCAACTCGTCGGGTATCCGATCCTGCGCCTGCCGGAGCCCATCGACGTCGTCGGATACGTCCGGCGGCTCGAAGGCATCCTCATCGACGTGCTCGCCGACATCGGCCTCGAGTCGCACCGCGTCGACGGCAGGTCCGGTGTCTGGGTCGGCCCGCCCGGACGCGAGAACAAGATCGCCGCCATCGGCATCCGCGTCGAGAGCGGCGTCACCATGCACGGCTTCGCCCTGAACGCGAGCAACGAGCTCGACGCGTACGACCGTATCGTCGCTTGCGGCATCCGCGACGCGGGAGTGACCACGATCAGCCGTGAACTGGGTCGCACCGTGACCCCGGCCGATCTCGTCGAACCGATCTCCGCACGCTTCCGCGCCGAGGCGGCGATCGCCGCGTGA
- the lipA gene encoding lipoyl synthase: MSTTPEGRRMLRLEVRNAQTPIERKPEWIKTRAKMGPEYRALQSLVKSEDLHTVCQEAGCPNIYECWEDREATFLIGGAQCTRRCDFCQIDTGKPADYDADEPRRVGESVVKMQLRYSTVTGVARDDLPDGGAWLYAETIREIHRQSPGTGVEILVPDFNGVPELLKQVFDAQPEVFAHNVETVPRIFKRIRPAFRYERSLDVITQGREAGLITKSNLILGMGEEREEISQALQDLHDAGTDIITVTQYLRPSPRHLPVARWVRPEEFIEIKEEAEAIGFLGVLAGPLVRSSYRAGRLWAQSMHAKGRELPAELSHLADASLGFAQAVG, translated from the coding sequence GTGAGCACGACACCCGAGGGGCGCAGGATGCTGCGCCTCGAAGTCCGCAACGCCCAGACGCCGATCGAACGCAAACCCGAGTGGATCAAGACGCGCGCGAAGATGGGGCCCGAGTACCGGGCGCTGCAGTCGCTCGTGAAGAGCGAAGACCTGCACACCGTGTGCCAGGAGGCCGGCTGTCCCAACATCTACGAGTGCTGGGAGGACCGCGAGGCGACCTTCCTCATCGGCGGGGCGCAGTGCACGCGTCGCTGCGACTTCTGCCAGATCGACACCGGCAAGCCGGCCGACTACGACGCCGACGAACCCCGCCGCGTCGGCGAGTCGGTGGTGAAGATGCAGCTGCGCTACTCGACCGTCACGGGCGTCGCCCGCGACGACCTGCCCGACGGAGGCGCCTGGCTCTACGCGGAGACGATCCGCGAGATCCATCGTCAGTCGCCCGGCACCGGGGTCGAGATCCTCGTGCCCGACTTCAACGGGGTGCCCGAGCTGCTGAAGCAGGTGTTCGATGCCCAGCCCGAGGTGTTCGCACACAACGTCGAGACGGTGCCGCGCATCTTCAAGCGCATCCGTCCGGCGTTCCGCTACGAGCGATCGCTCGACGTGATCACGCAGGGACGTGAGGCCGGCCTCATCACGAAGTCGAACCTCATCCTCGGCATGGGCGAGGAGCGGGAAGAGATCTCGCAGGCACTGCAGGACCTCCACGATGCGGGCACCGACATCATCACCGTGACCCAGTACCTGCGGCCGAGCCCCCGGCACCTGCCGGTCGCCCGCTGGGTGCGCCCCGAGGAGTTCATCGAGATCAAGGAGGAGGCCGAGGCGATCGGCTTCCTCGGCGTCCTCGCCGGCCCCCTCGTGCGTTCCTCCTATCGGGCAGGTCGCCTCTGGGCGCAGTCGATGCACGCGAAGGGGCGAGAACTCCCCGCCGAACTCTCGCATCTCGCCGACGCATCGCTCGGCTTCGCGCAGGCGGTCGGCTAG
- a CDS encoding RDD family protein — protein sequence MPDAKPQTFGDLEPSRWPGERLGLPAEGRGSVARPGRRIAALLVDWASAMLISLLFTPYESAAYTWVTPLVFAVLQIVFIPTIGGSLGHRLLGMRVIPLEGGWIGVRRPVVRTALLLIVIPALVWDSDQRGFHDKVAGTVLIRY from the coding sequence GTGCCTGACGCGAAACCCCAGACCTTCGGAGACCTCGAGCCGAGTCGATGGCCGGGGGAGCGCCTCGGACTGCCGGCCGAAGGGCGCGGGTCCGTGGCCCGACCCGGTCGCCGCATCGCCGCACTGCTCGTCGACTGGGCGAGCGCCATGCTGATCTCGCTGCTCTTCACGCCCTACGAGTCCGCCGCGTACACCTGGGTCACGCCCCTCGTGTTCGCCGTGCTGCAGATCGTCTTCATCCCGACCATCGGCGGCAGCCTCGGGCATCGCCTGCTGGGCATGCGGGTCATTCCGCTCGAGGGCGGATGGATCGGCGTCCGGCGCCCCGTCGTGCGCACCGCGCTGCTCCTGATCGTCATTCCGGCGCTCGTCTGGGATTCCGACCAGCGCGGCTTCCACGACAAGGTCGCCGGCACGGTGCTCATCCGCTACTAG
- the sucB gene encoding 2-oxoglutarate dehydrogenase, E2 component, dihydrolipoamide succinyltransferase, with translation MSESVSLPALGESVTEGTVTRWLKNVGDRVEVDEPLLEVSTDKVDTEIPSPVAGVIEAILVQEDETVEVGTALVTIGDGSGAAAAPAAPEAAAPVAEAAPAAPAEPAAPAAPAAPVAEPAAPAAPAAPAAPVAEPAAPAAPAAPVAEPAAPAAPAAEPAAPAAPAAPAEPAAPAAPVAEPAAPAAPAAEPAAPAAPAAPSAPTGGSHAGPAGYVTPIVRKLANEQGVDLASVTGTGVGGRIRKQDVISANAAPAASAEAAPARQELEVSPLRGTTVPMTRLRKVVAERAVVSMTSTAQLTTVVEVDVTRVARLRDKVKGDFLAKTGNKLSFLPFFAMAAAEALRAYPIINSTVDGDSIVYPAQENMSIAVDTERGLLTPVIRDSAELDIAGLAAQIADLAERTRNNQLKPDELSGGTFTLTNTGSRGALFDTPVVFLPQSAILGTGTVVKRPVVVSTDGADAIAVRSMVYLALSYDHRIIDGADAARFLTAVKQRLEEGAFEADLGI, from the coding sequence ATGAGCGAATCCGTCAGCCTCCCGGCACTCGGAGAGAGTGTCACTGAGGGCACGGTCACCCGCTGGCTGAAGAATGTCGGCGACCGTGTCGAGGTCGACGAGCCGCTGCTCGAGGTCTCGACCGACAAGGTCGACACCGAGATCCCGTCGCCCGTCGCGGGTGTCATCGAGGCGATCCTCGTCCAGGAGGACGAGACCGTCGAGGTCGGCACCGCGCTCGTGACGATCGGCGATGGTTCGGGTGCAGCTGCTGCCCCGGCTGCTCCCGAGGCCGCAGCGCCCGTGGCGGAGGCGGCTCCGGCTGCTCCTGCCGAACCCGCAGCTCCGGCAGCACCTGCTGCTCCGGTCGCCGAGCCCGCAGCCCCGGCCGCCCCCGCAGCTCCCGCTGCTCCGGTCGCCGAGCCCGCAGCCCCGGCCGCCCCCGCCGCTCCGGTCGCCGAGCCCGCAGCCCCCGCAGCTCCGGCCGCCGAGCCCGCAGCTCCGGCCGCTCCCGCTGCTCCGGCCGAACCCGCAGCTCCCGCTGCTCCGGTCGCCGAGCCCGCAGCCCCCGCAGCTCCGGCCGCCGAGCCCGCAGCTCCGGCGGCCCCCGCAGCTCCTTCGGCGCCCACGGGCGGCTCGCACGCCGGGCCCGCAGGCTACGTCACGCCGATCGTCCGCAAGCTCGCGAACGAGCAGGGTGTCGACCTCGCGAGCGTCACCGGCACCGGTGTCGGCGGTCGCATCCGCAAGCAGGACGTCATCTCGGCGAACGCTGCACCCGCGGCATCCGCTGAGGCCGCCCCCGCTCGTCAGGAGCTCGAGGTCTCGCCGCTGCGCGGCACCACCGTGCCGATGACGCGTCTGCGCAAGGTCGTCGCCGAGCGCGCCGTCGTCTCGATGACGTCGACCGCCCAGCTCACGACCGTCGTCGAGGTCGACGTGACCCGGGTGGCTCGCCTGCGCGACAAGGTCAAGGGCGACTTCCTCGCCAAGACCGGCAACAAGCTCTCGTTCCTGCCGTTCTTCGCGATGGCAGCGGCCGAGGCGCTCCGCGCCTACCCGATCATCAACTCCACGGTCGACGGCGACAGCATCGTCTACCCGGCGCAGGAGAACATGAGCATCGCGGTCGACACCGAGCGCGGCCTCCTCACTCCGGTGATCCGCGACTCGGCCGAGCTCGACATCGCCGGCCTCGCCGCGCAGATCGCCGACCTCGCCGAGCGAACGCGCAACAACCAGCTGAAGCCCGACGAGCTGTCGGGGGGCACCTTCACCCTGACGAACACCGGCTCGCGCGGTGCGCTCTTCGACACCCCGGTCGTGTTCCTGCCGCAGTCGGCGATCCTCGGCACCGGCACCGTCGTGAAGCGCCCCGTGGTCGTCTCGACCGACGGCGCCGATGCGATCGCCGTGCGCTCGATGGTCTACCTGGCGCTCTCGTACGACCACCGCATCATCGACGGCGCAGACGCCGCCCGCTTCCTCACCGCCGTCAAGCAGCGGCTCGAAGAGGGTGCGTTCGAGGCCGACCTCGGCATCTAG